From Strigops habroptila isolate Jane chromosome 1, bStrHab1.2.pri, whole genome shotgun sequence, a single genomic window includes:
- the ADNP2 gene encoding activity-dependent neuroprotector homeobox protein 2 isoform X1 encodes MFQIPVQNLDNIRKARKKVKGILVDLGLDSCRELLKNLKSFDPGEKHFCNTSWSDVSPWESAGKRKRYRTKPYCCSLCKFSSKLLTSFKNHLHRYHEDEVDQELVVPCPKCAFASDPKIVGKHIRMFHSSNKRIQNYTVSILDGMKQFRSDIINFTCLKCHFTDTLYYNMKKHVLMNHFQNLISTYFGQKPDESKENSTEHYCKKCNASANSQDSLMYHVLTAETHRDLENKLRSVISEHIKKPGLVKQMQIAPKPPQSVAVTPPSATPATATAGSVTTPSCIQLAFPQNNQNQSVVQPKAVQNTVGSLTVPSASGSLPHITSAPVVTPSHVTLVSNNLFVGQNNMNIQPSPSQSIIVSHTLPLNQPVGTVAPAVLPLNQPVRPGLFPINQPIGTINGPVATGTLPVTQPVSPVNQQVAPGVLAVNQSFGNVNRPISPRVLPVAQTVASGVLQLNQPVASGLVPVRQSVRPGFFQLNQPVAPAVIPVNHPVQPAVSQNATFLTPGSIVRQLIPTGKQVNGIPTYTLAPVSVTLPVPPGGGVATVTPPQVPLQLMQAGTITQLSQSPASAPSPPVVLTSQNISLQASLLGLGTSQDIRQAKQWKTCPVCNELFPSNVYQVHMEVAHKQCELKMEKTPAPDKLAACAPFLRWMTEKTVRCFSCKSFLCEEELMKHLLMHGLACLFCTVTFHDLKSLVEHSKTTHNGKKQLHADYSNRGFQLGNDAQGDLVFPHFDFSTVLPKEDIGEREVHLAVLAGLNSRTLVPVYIKVTAQTAETNSRCIKKALTCPFCYGTFAGKETYETHLKERHHIMPTVHTILKTPAFKCIHCCGVYTGNMTLAAIAVHLLRCRSAPKDSNSSVKMQLERTEKKELLFVNGEKHDSVTLKRKQSDSCFVAEDQRNKEQQPLSLSTGIALSPEREVNSGVVPFKRQKINNRTDMKKLPSSEDLRFLAVDPKQYDHSSYEAQKQFLTDYFHKRPYPSKKEMELLSLLVYAWKIDVASFFEKKRSICLKAMNNHKPSVLLGFSMSELKNLKHSLNLKDEALDM; translated from the exons atgtttcaaattcCTGTTCAAAATCTTGATAATATTAGGAAGGCTCGAAAAAAGGTGAAGGGCATTCTTGTGGATCTTGGGCTTGACAGCTGCAGGGAATTGTTGAAg aatcTTAAAAGTTTTGACCCAGGTGAAAAACACTTTTGTAACACTTCATGGAGTGATGTCTCTCCTTGGGAGTCTGCAGGCAAAAGGAAG agaTACAGAACAAAGCCGTACTGCTGTAGCTTATGCAAGTTCTCATCAAAATTGCTCACTTCATTCAAGAATCACTTGCACCGCTACCATGAGGATGAAGTGGACCAAGAGCTGGTGGTTCCTTGCCCAAAATGTGCATTCGCTTCTGATCCCAAAATAGTGGGAAAACATATTCGTATGTTTCATTCGTCTAATAAGAGAATCCAGAACTACACAGTCAGCATTTTGGATGGCATGAAACAATTCAGGAGTGACATCATAAACTTTACGTGTCTAAAATGTCACTTCACAGACACATTGTATTACAATATGAAGAAACATGTGCTGATGAACCATTTTCAGAACTTAATTAGTACGTATTTTGGCCAGAAACCTGATGAAAGTAAAGAGAATTCTACTGAGCACTACTGTAAAAAATGTAATGCTTCTGCAAACAGCCAAGATTCTTTAATGTATCATGTTTTGACAGCTGAAACACACAGAGACCTGGAGAACAAACTTCGGTCTGTGATTTCAGAGCATATTAAGAAGCCAGGACTTgtgaaacaaatgcaaattgCTCCAAAGCCTCCCCAAAGTGTGGCAGTGACTCCTCCATCTGCAACACCTGCCACTGCCACAGCAGGTTCCGTCACAACTCCATCTTGCATCCAGCTTGCATTTCCACAGAATAATCAAAACCAGAGTGTGGTGCAGCCAAAAGCTGTTCAAAACACAGTTGGATCACTGACTGTTCCAAGTGCCTCTGGTAGCCTTCCACATATAACTTCTGCTCCGGTTGTTACCCCCTCACATGTTACTCTTGTATCTAATAATCTTTTTGTAGGTCAGAATAACATGAATATTCAGCCGTCACCTTCCCAGTCTATTATTGTTTCTCATACACTCCCCCTTAATCAGCCTGTGGGGACTGTGGCCCCTGCAGTTCTTCCTCTTAATCAACCTGTCAGGCCTGGGCTCTTTCCTATTAATCAACCCATTGGTACCATAAATGGTCCGGTTGCAACTGGAACGCTACCTGTTACTCAGCCTGTCAGCCCTGTGAATCAACAGGTTGCACCAGGAGTTCTCGCTGTCAACCAGTCGTTTGGGAATGTGAATAGACCCATTAGTCCCAGGGTCCTTCCTGTGGCGCAGACAGTTGCGTCAGGTGTTCTCCAGCTTAACCAGCCTGTTGCTTCTGGGCTTGTTCCTGTCAGGCAGTCTGTCAGAcctggtttttttcagcttaatCAACCTGTTGCCCCAGCAGTTATCCCAGTAAATCATCCAGTTCAACCGGCAGTTTCTCAAAACGCAACTTTTTTGACTCCAGGTTCTATAGTTCGGCAGTTGATTCCAACTGGTAAGCAGGTTAATGGGATACCTACGTACACGCTTGCCCCAGTTTCAGTTACTTTGCCTGTACCTCCTGGGGGGGGAGTAGCAACTGTTACACCACCACAAGTGCCCCTCCAGCTAATGCAGGCTGGGACAATAACTCAGTTGTCGCAGTCACCGGCTAGTGCACCCTCTCCTCCAGTAGTTTTAACATCTCAGAATATATCATTACAAGCCTCCCTCCTTGGTCTTGGAACAAGTCAGGATATCAGACAGGCTAAGCAGTGGAAGACTTGCCCTGTTTGCAATGAACTTTTCCCATCAAATGTCTACCAGGTGCATATGGAGGTGGCCCACAAACAGTGTgaattaaaaatggagaaaacccCAGCACCTGACAAACTTGCAGCTTGTGCACCCTTTCTGAGGTGGATGACAGAAAAGACAGTCCGGTGTTTCTCTTGTAAATCTTTTCTCTGTGAGGAAGAGCTCATGAAACATCTATTGATGCATGGCTTAGCTTGCTTGTTTTGCACAGTTACTTTCCATGACTTAAAAAGCCTCGTGGAGCACAGTAAAACCACACACAACGGGAAAAAGCAGTTACATGCAGATTATAGCAACAGAGGATTTCAACTAGGTAACGATGCTCAGGGTGACCTTGTATTTCCTCACTTTGATTTCAGTACAGTGTTACCAAAAGAAGACATTGGTGAAAGAGAAGTACATTTGGCAGTGCTTGCTGGACTAAATTCAAGGACGCTTGTCCCAGTTTACATCAAAGTGACAGctcaaacagcagaaacaaacagcagatgCATCAAAAAAGCGTTAACCTGTCCCTTTTGCTATGGTACGTTTGCTGGTAAAGAAACCTATGAAACGCATTTGAAAGAGAGGCATCATATAATGCCAACTGTACATACTATTTTAAAGACTCCTGCTTTCAAGTGCATCCACTGTTGTGGTGTGTACACTGGAAATATGACTCTAGCAGCTATCGCTGTACATTTGCTCCGTTGTAGAAGTGCTCCCAAAGACAGCAACTCAAGTGTGAAGATGCAACTCGAGCGTACTGAGAAGAAAGAGCTACTGTTTGTAAATGGTGAAAAGCATGATTCTGTGAcgctgaaaagaaaacaatcagaTTCCTGCTTTGTTGCAGAAGACCAAAGGAATAAGGAACAGCAGCCTCTGAGCTTAAGTACTGGCATAGCTCTGTCTCCAGAAAGAGAAGTGAATTCAGGGGTAGTGCCTTTTAAACGACAGAAGATTAATAATAGGACTGATATGAAGAAGCTTCCTTCTAGTGAGGATCTTCGCTTTCTAGCAGTAGATCCTAAACAGTATGATCACAGTTCGTATGAGGCTCAAAAGCAGTTTTTGACAGACTACTTTCACAAGAGGCCATATCCTTCTAAAAAAGAGATGGAATTACTTTCCTTGCTGGTGTATGCATGGAAAATTGATGTTGCATcattctttgaaaaaaagaggagtaTATGCTTAAAGGCGATGAATAATCACAAACCATCTGTGCTGCTGGGTTTCAGTATGTCTGAACTAAAAAATCTTAAGCACAGTTTGAATCTAAAAGACGAAGCATTAGATATGTAA
- the ADNP2 gene encoding activity-dependent neuroprotector homeobox protein 2 isoform X2 has translation MQRYRTKPYCCSLCKFSSKLLTSFKNHLHRYHEDEVDQELVVPCPKCAFASDPKIVGKHIRMFHSSNKRIQNYTVSILDGMKQFRSDIINFTCLKCHFTDTLYYNMKKHVLMNHFQNLISTYFGQKPDESKENSTEHYCKKCNASANSQDSLMYHVLTAETHRDLENKLRSVISEHIKKPGLVKQMQIAPKPPQSVAVTPPSATPATATAGSVTTPSCIQLAFPQNNQNQSVVQPKAVQNTVGSLTVPSASGSLPHITSAPVVTPSHVTLVSNNLFVGQNNMNIQPSPSQSIIVSHTLPLNQPVGTVAPAVLPLNQPVRPGLFPINQPIGTINGPVATGTLPVTQPVSPVNQQVAPGVLAVNQSFGNVNRPISPRVLPVAQTVASGVLQLNQPVASGLVPVRQSVRPGFFQLNQPVAPAVIPVNHPVQPAVSQNATFLTPGSIVRQLIPTGKQVNGIPTYTLAPVSVTLPVPPGGGVATVTPPQVPLQLMQAGTITQLSQSPASAPSPPVVLTSQNISLQASLLGLGTSQDIRQAKQWKTCPVCNELFPSNVYQVHMEVAHKQCELKMEKTPAPDKLAACAPFLRWMTEKTVRCFSCKSFLCEEELMKHLLMHGLACLFCTVTFHDLKSLVEHSKTTHNGKKQLHADYSNRGFQLGNDAQGDLVFPHFDFSTVLPKEDIGEREVHLAVLAGLNSRTLVPVYIKVTAQTAETNSRCIKKALTCPFCYGTFAGKETYETHLKERHHIMPTVHTILKTPAFKCIHCCGVYTGNMTLAAIAVHLLRCRSAPKDSNSSVKMQLERTEKKELLFVNGEKHDSVTLKRKQSDSCFVAEDQRNKEQQPLSLSTGIALSPEREVNSGVVPFKRQKINNRTDMKKLPSSEDLRFLAVDPKQYDHSSYEAQKQFLTDYFHKRPYPSKKEMELLSLLVYAWKIDVASFFEKKRSICLKAMNNHKPSVLLGFSMSELKNLKHSLNLKDEALDM, from the exons ATGCAG agaTACAGAACAAAGCCGTACTGCTGTAGCTTATGCAAGTTCTCATCAAAATTGCTCACTTCATTCAAGAATCACTTGCACCGCTACCATGAGGATGAAGTGGACCAAGAGCTGGTGGTTCCTTGCCCAAAATGTGCATTCGCTTCTGATCCCAAAATAGTGGGAAAACATATTCGTATGTTTCATTCGTCTAATAAGAGAATCCAGAACTACACAGTCAGCATTTTGGATGGCATGAAACAATTCAGGAGTGACATCATAAACTTTACGTGTCTAAAATGTCACTTCACAGACACATTGTATTACAATATGAAGAAACATGTGCTGATGAACCATTTTCAGAACTTAATTAGTACGTATTTTGGCCAGAAACCTGATGAAAGTAAAGAGAATTCTACTGAGCACTACTGTAAAAAATGTAATGCTTCTGCAAACAGCCAAGATTCTTTAATGTATCATGTTTTGACAGCTGAAACACACAGAGACCTGGAGAACAAACTTCGGTCTGTGATTTCAGAGCATATTAAGAAGCCAGGACTTgtgaaacaaatgcaaattgCTCCAAAGCCTCCCCAAAGTGTGGCAGTGACTCCTCCATCTGCAACACCTGCCACTGCCACAGCAGGTTCCGTCACAACTCCATCTTGCATCCAGCTTGCATTTCCACAGAATAATCAAAACCAGAGTGTGGTGCAGCCAAAAGCTGTTCAAAACACAGTTGGATCACTGACTGTTCCAAGTGCCTCTGGTAGCCTTCCACATATAACTTCTGCTCCGGTTGTTACCCCCTCACATGTTACTCTTGTATCTAATAATCTTTTTGTAGGTCAGAATAACATGAATATTCAGCCGTCACCTTCCCAGTCTATTATTGTTTCTCATACACTCCCCCTTAATCAGCCTGTGGGGACTGTGGCCCCTGCAGTTCTTCCTCTTAATCAACCTGTCAGGCCTGGGCTCTTTCCTATTAATCAACCCATTGGTACCATAAATGGTCCGGTTGCAACTGGAACGCTACCTGTTACTCAGCCTGTCAGCCCTGTGAATCAACAGGTTGCACCAGGAGTTCTCGCTGTCAACCAGTCGTTTGGGAATGTGAATAGACCCATTAGTCCCAGGGTCCTTCCTGTGGCGCAGACAGTTGCGTCAGGTGTTCTCCAGCTTAACCAGCCTGTTGCTTCTGGGCTTGTTCCTGTCAGGCAGTCTGTCAGAcctggtttttttcagcttaatCAACCTGTTGCCCCAGCAGTTATCCCAGTAAATCATCCAGTTCAACCGGCAGTTTCTCAAAACGCAACTTTTTTGACTCCAGGTTCTATAGTTCGGCAGTTGATTCCAACTGGTAAGCAGGTTAATGGGATACCTACGTACACGCTTGCCCCAGTTTCAGTTACTTTGCCTGTACCTCCTGGGGGGGGAGTAGCAACTGTTACACCACCACAAGTGCCCCTCCAGCTAATGCAGGCTGGGACAATAACTCAGTTGTCGCAGTCACCGGCTAGTGCACCCTCTCCTCCAGTAGTTTTAACATCTCAGAATATATCATTACAAGCCTCCCTCCTTGGTCTTGGAACAAGTCAGGATATCAGACAGGCTAAGCAGTGGAAGACTTGCCCTGTTTGCAATGAACTTTTCCCATCAAATGTCTACCAGGTGCATATGGAGGTGGCCCACAAACAGTGTgaattaaaaatggagaaaacccCAGCACCTGACAAACTTGCAGCTTGTGCACCCTTTCTGAGGTGGATGACAGAAAAGACAGTCCGGTGTTTCTCTTGTAAATCTTTTCTCTGTGAGGAAGAGCTCATGAAACATCTATTGATGCATGGCTTAGCTTGCTTGTTTTGCACAGTTACTTTCCATGACTTAAAAAGCCTCGTGGAGCACAGTAAAACCACACACAACGGGAAAAAGCAGTTACATGCAGATTATAGCAACAGAGGATTTCAACTAGGTAACGATGCTCAGGGTGACCTTGTATTTCCTCACTTTGATTTCAGTACAGTGTTACCAAAAGAAGACATTGGTGAAAGAGAAGTACATTTGGCAGTGCTTGCTGGACTAAATTCAAGGACGCTTGTCCCAGTTTACATCAAAGTGACAGctcaaacagcagaaacaaacagcagatgCATCAAAAAAGCGTTAACCTGTCCCTTTTGCTATGGTACGTTTGCTGGTAAAGAAACCTATGAAACGCATTTGAAAGAGAGGCATCATATAATGCCAACTGTACATACTATTTTAAAGACTCCTGCTTTCAAGTGCATCCACTGTTGTGGTGTGTACACTGGAAATATGACTCTAGCAGCTATCGCTGTACATTTGCTCCGTTGTAGAAGTGCTCCCAAAGACAGCAACTCAAGTGTGAAGATGCAACTCGAGCGTACTGAGAAGAAAGAGCTACTGTTTGTAAATGGTGAAAAGCATGATTCTGTGAcgctgaaaagaaaacaatcagaTTCCTGCTTTGTTGCAGAAGACCAAAGGAATAAGGAACAGCAGCCTCTGAGCTTAAGTACTGGCATAGCTCTGTCTCCAGAAAGAGAAGTGAATTCAGGGGTAGTGCCTTTTAAACGACAGAAGATTAATAATAGGACTGATATGAAGAAGCTTCCTTCTAGTGAGGATCTTCGCTTTCTAGCAGTAGATCCTAAACAGTATGATCACAGTTCGTATGAGGCTCAAAAGCAGTTTTTGACAGACTACTTTCACAAGAGGCCATATCCTTCTAAAAAAGAGATGGAATTACTTTCCTTGCTGGTGTATGCATGGAAAATTGATGTTGCATcattctttgaaaaaaagaggagtaTATGCTTAAAGGCGATGAATAATCACAAACCATCTGTGCTGCTGGGTTTCAGTATGTCTGAACTAAAAAATCTTAAGCACAGTTTGAATCTAAAAGACGAAGCATTAGATATGTAA
- the ADNP2 gene encoding activity-dependent neuroprotector homeobox protein 2 isoform X3, translating to MFHSSNKRIQNYTVSILDGMKQFRSDIINFTCLKCHFTDTLYYNMKKHVLMNHFQNLISTYFGQKPDESKENSTEHYCKKCNASANSQDSLMYHVLTAETHRDLENKLRSVISEHIKKPGLVKQMQIAPKPPQSVAVTPPSATPATATAGSVTTPSCIQLAFPQNNQNQSVVQPKAVQNTVGSLTVPSASGSLPHITSAPVVTPSHVTLVSNNLFVGQNNMNIQPSPSQSIIVSHTLPLNQPVGTVAPAVLPLNQPVRPGLFPINQPIGTINGPVATGTLPVTQPVSPVNQQVAPGVLAVNQSFGNVNRPISPRVLPVAQTVASGVLQLNQPVASGLVPVRQSVRPGFFQLNQPVAPAVIPVNHPVQPAVSQNATFLTPGSIVRQLIPTGKQVNGIPTYTLAPVSVTLPVPPGGGVATVTPPQVPLQLMQAGTITQLSQSPASAPSPPVVLTSQNISLQASLLGLGTSQDIRQAKQWKTCPVCNELFPSNVYQVHMEVAHKQCELKMEKTPAPDKLAACAPFLRWMTEKTVRCFSCKSFLCEEELMKHLLMHGLACLFCTVTFHDLKSLVEHSKTTHNGKKQLHADYSNRGFQLGNDAQGDLVFPHFDFSTVLPKEDIGEREVHLAVLAGLNSRTLVPVYIKVTAQTAETNSRCIKKALTCPFCYGTFAGKETYETHLKERHHIMPTVHTILKTPAFKCIHCCGVYTGNMTLAAIAVHLLRCRSAPKDSNSSVKMQLERTEKKELLFVNGEKHDSVTLKRKQSDSCFVAEDQRNKEQQPLSLSTGIALSPEREVNSGVVPFKRQKINNRTDMKKLPSSEDLRFLAVDPKQYDHSSYEAQKQFLTDYFHKRPYPSKKEMELLSLLVYAWKIDVASFFEKKRSICLKAMNNHKPSVLLGFSMSELKNLKHSLNLKDEALDM from the coding sequence ATGTTTCATTCGTCTAATAAGAGAATCCAGAACTACACAGTCAGCATTTTGGATGGCATGAAACAATTCAGGAGTGACATCATAAACTTTACGTGTCTAAAATGTCACTTCACAGACACATTGTATTACAATATGAAGAAACATGTGCTGATGAACCATTTTCAGAACTTAATTAGTACGTATTTTGGCCAGAAACCTGATGAAAGTAAAGAGAATTCTACTGAGCACTACTGTAAAAAATGTAATGCTTCTGCAAACAGCCAAGATTCTTTAATGTATCATGTTTTGACAGCTGAAACACACAGAGACCTGGAGAACAAACTTCGGTCTGTGATTTCAGAGCATATTAAGAAGCCAGGACTTgtgaaacaaatgcaaattgCTCCAAAGCCTCCCCAAAGTGTGGCAGTGACTCCTCCATCTGCAACACCTGCCACTGCCACAGCAGGTTCCGTCACAACTCCATCTTGCATCCAGCTTGCATTTCCACAGAATAATCAAAACCAGAGTGTGGTGCAGCCAAAAGCTGTTCAAAACACAGTTGGATCACTGACTGTTCCAAGTGCCTCTGGTAGCCTTCCACATATAACTTCTGCTCCGGTTGTTACCCCCTCACATGTTACTCTTGTATCTAATAATCTTTTTGTAGGTCAGAATAACATGAATATTCAGCCGTCACCTTCCCAGTCTATTATTGTTTCTCATACACTCCCCCTTAATCAGCCTGTGGGGACTGTGGCCCCTGCAGTTCTTCCTCTTAATCAACCTGTCAGGCCTGGGCTCTTTCCTATTAATCAACCCATTGGTACCATAAATGGTCCGGTTGCAACTGGAACGCTACCTGTTACTCAGCCTGTCAGCCCTGTGAATCAACAGGTTGCACCAGGAGTTCTCGCTGTCAACCAGTCGTTTGGGAATGTGAATAGACCCATTAGTCCCAGGGTCCTTCCTGTGGCGCAGACAGTTGCGTCAGGTGTTCTCCAGCTTAACCAGCCTGTTGCTTCTGGGCTTGTTCCTGTCAGGCAGTCTGTCAGAcctggtttttttcagcttaatCAACCTGTTGCCCCAGCAGTTATCCCAGTAAATCATCCAGTTCAACCGGCAGTTTCTCAAAACGCAACTTTTTTGACTCCAGGTTCTATAGTTCGGCAGTTGATTCCAACTGGTAAGCAGGTTAATGGGATACCTACGTACACGCTTGCCCCAGTTTCAGTTACTTTGCCTGTACCTCCTGGGGGGGGAGTAGCAACTGTTACACCACCACAAGTGCCCCTCCAGCTAATGCAGGCTGGGACAATAACTCAGTTGTCGCAGTCACCGGCTAGTGCACCCTCTCCTCCAGTAGTTTTAACATCTCAGAATATATCATTACAAGCCTCCCTCCTTGGTCTTGGAACAAGTCAGGATATCAGACAGGCTAAGCAGTGGAAGACTTGCCCTGTTTGCAATGAACTTTTCCCATCAAATGTCTACCAGGTGCATATGGAGGTGGCCCACAAACAGTGTgaattaaaaatggagaaaacccCAGCACCTGACAAACTTGCAGCTTGTGCACCCTTTCTGAGGTGGATGACAGAAAAGACAGTCCGGTGTTTCTCTTGTAAATCTTTTCTCTGTGAGGAAGAGCTCATGAAACATCTATTGATGCATGGCTTAGCTTGCTTGTTTTGCACAGTTACTTTCCATGACTTAAAAAGCCTCGTGGAGCACAGTAAAACCACACACAACGGGAAAAAGCAGTTACATGCAGATTATAGCAACAGAGGATTTCAACTAGGTAACGATGCTCAGGGTGACCTTGTATTTCCTCACTTTGATTTCAGTACAGTGTTACCAAAAGAAGACATTGGTGAAAGAGAAGTACATTTGGCAGTGCTTGCTGGACTAAATTCAAGGACGCTTGTCCCAGTTTACATCAAAGTGACAGctcaaacagcagaaacaaacagcagatgCATCAAAAAAGCGTTAACCTGTCCCTTTTGCTATGGTACGTTTGCTGGTAAAGAAACCTATGAAACGCATTTGAAAGAGAGGCATCATATAATGCCAACTGTACATACTATTTTAAAGACTCCTGCTTTCAAGTGCATCCACTGTTGTGGTGTGTACACTGGAAATATGACTCTAGCAGCTATCGCTGTACATTTGCTCCGTTGTAGAAGTGCTCCCAAAGACAGCAACTCAAGTGTGAAGATGCAACTCGAGCGTACTGAGAAGAAAGAGCTACTGTTTGTAAATGGTGAAAAGCATGATTCTGTGAcgctgaaaagaaaacaatcagaTTCCTGCTTTGTTGCAGAAGACCAAAGGAATAAGGAACAGCAGCCTCTGAGCTTAAGTACTGGCATAGCTCTGTCTCCAGAAAGAGAAGTGAATTCAGGGGTAGTGCCTTTTAAACGACAGAAGATTAATAATAGGACTGATATGAAGAAGCTTCCTTCTAGTGAGGATCTTCGCTTTCTAGCAGTAGATCCTAAACAGTATGATCACAGTTCGTATGAGGCTCAAAAGCAGTTTTTGACAGACTACTTTCACAAGAGGCCATATCCTTCTAAAAAAGAGATGGAATTACTTTCCTTGCTGGTGTATGCATGGAAAATTGATGTTGCATcattctttgaaaaaaagaggagtaTATGCTTAAAGGCGATGAATAATCACAAACCATCTGTGCTGCTGGGTTTCAGTATGTCTGAACTAAAAAATCTTAAGCACAGTTTGAATCTAAAAGACGAAGCATTAGATATGTAA